Genomic window (uncultured Hyphomonas sp.):
TGTAAATCTCCCCGCCTTTCTCCATAAACTCGCGGCTCTTTTCTTCCATCCCTTTCCGCGCTTCTGCGGCCTGCTTCTCCAGGTCGTTCCGTTCGTTCTCGCTCATGCCCGCTGCGTATTCCCGCACTTCGGCGGTGATCTTCATGCTGCAGAATTTGGGGCCGCACATGGAGCAGAAGTGGGCGACCTTGTGGGCTTCCTTGGGCAGGGTCTGGTCGTGGAAGTCGCGGGCAGTTTCGGGGTCGAGGGAGAGGTTGAACTGGTCTTCCCAGCGGAACTCGAACCGCGCGCGTGAGAGGGCGTCGTCGCGCACCTGCGCGGCGGGGTGGCCCTTGGCGAGGTCTGCCGCGTGGGCGGCGAGGCGGTAGGTGACGACGCCGACTTTCACATCGTCCCGGTCCGGCAGGCCCAGATGCTCCTTGGGCGTCACATAGCAGAGCATGGCCGTGCCATACCAGCCGATCATCGCCGCGCCGATGCCGGAGGTGATGTGGTCGTATCCCGGCGCAATATCCGTGGTGAGCGGCCCCAGCGTATAGAAGGGGGCCTCGCCGCATTCGCGCAGCTGCTTCTCCATGTTCACCTTGATCTTGTGCATCGGCACATGGCCGGGCCCTTCGATCATCACCTGGCAGCCTTTGTCCCATGCGATTTTCGTCAGTTCCCCGAGGGTTTCCAGTTCTGCGAACTGGGCGGCGTCGTTTGCGTCTGCGATGGCGCCGGGGCGCAGGCCGTCGCCGAGGCTGAACGAGACATCATAGGCCCGCATGATGTCGCAGATTTCCTCGAAATGCGTGTAGAGGAAGCTTTCGGTGTGGTGGGCCAGCATCCACTTCGCCATGATCGAGCCGCCGCGGCTGACAATGCCGCAGACACGGTCTGCCGTCAGGTGGATATAGGCGAGGCGCACGCCGGCATGGATGGTGAAATAGTCGACGCCCTGTTCGGCCTGTTCGATCAGCGTGTCGCGGAAGACGTCCCAGGTGAGGTCTTCGGCGACGCCGTTCACTTTCTCCAGCGCCTGATAGATCGGCACCGTGCCGATCGGAACCGGGCTGTTGCGGATGATCCATTCGCGCGTGTTGTGAATGTTTCGGCCGGTGGAGAGGTCCATCACATTGTCGGCGCCCCAGCGGGTGGCCCACACCATCTTGTCGATTTCTTCTTCCACGGAGGAGGTAACGGCGGAATTGCCGATATTGGCATTGATCTTCACAAGGAAGTTCCGCCCGATGATCTGCGGTTCCAGCTCAGCATGGTTGATGTTGGAGGGGATGATCGCGCGCCCGGCGGCGATCTCGTCGCGCACGAATTCCGGCGTGATATATTCCGGGATGTGCGCGCCAAAGCTTTCGCCCTGGGCGATCTGTGCGGCGGCGCCGTCGACGGCGGCGCGGCGGCCAAGGTTTTCGCGCGTGGCGACGTAGATCATTTCCTTGGTGACGATGCCGGCTTTGGCATATTCATACTGGGTGACCGGGCCGGTGCCCGTGCCGCGCAGGGGGCGGTGCTTCACCGGGAATTCGCGGGCGAGATGCTTGCCTGATGCGCCGCCATTGTCTTCCGGCTTCACGTCGCGGCCATCATATTCCTCGACATGGCCGCGTTCCAGCACCCAGTCGCGCCGTGTGCGGGCGAGGCCCTTTTCGATGTCGATGGTCACCGACGGGTCTGTGTACGGGCCGGACGTGTCATAGACTGGCACCGGCGGCTCGTTCGCGCTCGGGTGCAGGTCGATCTCGCGGTGCGGCACGGCCAGATCTGGCAGGGGATGGGTGTAGACCTTGCGGGATGCGGGCAGCGGCCCGGTGGTGACCTGCGGGGTGGAGAATTCGGATTGGTCGGAAGGCTTGTTCATTGTGCAGGCTTTCTCTGGTGATAGGTCAGCGCCATGGCGAGGCAATGGCGGATGGGGTCTGCGGGAAGGGGGCTGTCGAGCGGCAGGCGGATCTGGCGATTGCCGACAAGGTCCAGCGTCTCGCCGTAAAGGCTGCGCCAATCGTCCAGCAGCGTGGTCTGGCAATTGACGAAAATGCCTGCCGTGTCCGGCCGTTTGGGCGACCAGGCGAGGCGGATTGTCGTGCCGCTTTTCGGGGCGCTCGTCAGATAGGCGGGCTCGCCCCATTTCAGGGTTTCGGTGATGCGGCCTACGTTCGGCAGGCTGTGAGCCGTTTCGTAAAGGATGGCGCGGATCGCGAGCAGCAGTTTGCGTGCCGGGGCGGGATAGGTGGCAAACACCTTGCCGACATCGCCGCTGGGCGCGGGGACCTGGAGGTTGGCCGTGTTCATGGCGCCAT
Coding sequences:
- a CDS encoding DUF1801 domain-containing protein, with amino-acid sequence MNTANLQVPAPSGDVGKVFATYPAPARKLLLAIRAILYETAHSLPNVGRITETLKWGEPAYLTSAPKSGTTIRLAWSPKRPDTAGIFVNCQTTLLDDWRSLYGETLDLVGNRQIRLPLDSPLPADPIRHCLAMALTYHQRKPAQ
- the thiC gene encoding phosphomethylpyrimidine synthase ThiC — encoded protein: MNKPSDQSEFSTPQVTTGPLPASRKVYTHPLPDLAVPHREIDLHPSANEPPVPVYDTSGPYTDPSVTIDIEKGLARTRRDWVLERGHVEEYDGRDVKPEDNGGASGKHLAREFPVKHRPLRGTGTGPVTQYEYAKAGIVTKEMIYVATRENLGRRAAVDGAAAQIAQGESFGAHIPEYITPEFVRDEIAAGRAIIPSNINHAELEPQIIGRNFLVKINANIGNSAVTSSVEEEIDKMVWATRWGADNVMDLSTGRNIHNTREWIIRNSPVPIGTVPIYQALEKVNGVAEDLTWDVFRDTLIEQAEQGVDYFTIHAGVRLAYIHLTADRVCGIVSRGGSIMAKWMLAHHTESFLYTHFEEICDIMRAYDVSFSLGDGLRPGAIADANDAAQFAELETLGELTKIAWDKGCQVMIEGPGHVPMHKIKVNMEKQLRECGEAPFYTLGPLTTDIAPGYDHITSGIGAAMIGWYGTAMLCYVTPKEHLGLPDRDDVKVGVVTYRLAAHAADLAKGHPAAQVRDDALSRARFEFRWEDQFNLSLDPETARDFHDQTLPKEAHKVAHFCSMCGPKFCSMKITAEVREYAAGMSENERNDLEKQAAEARKGMEEKSREFMEKGGEIYIGK